From the genome of Amycolatopsis sp. NBC_01488, one region includes:
- a CDS encoding Fpg/Nei family DNA glycosylase, whose protein sequence is MPEGHTLHRLARLHKRRYAGSPVEVSSPQGRFAAEASRLDGQVFVGAQAYGKHLFHDYGSLGIVHIHLGLYGTFGESPLPAPEPVGQVRLRLAGQTHWTDLRGPTRCELLSPDQADAIKARLGPDPLRRDAKPEQAWARISRSKTSIAALLMDQAVLAGVGNVYRAEVLFRHGVAPLTPGRALDRALWDDLWADLVTLMRDGVRVGRIDTVRPEHLPEAMGRAPRVDRHGGEVYVYRRAGEPCLVCGTPVANSELVGRNLYWCPTCQPA, encoded by the coding sequence ATGCCCGAGGGGCACACGCTCCACCGGCTCGCGCGGCTGCACAAGCGCCGGTACGCCGGCTCTCCGGTCGAAGTGAGCAGTCCGCAGGGCCGGTTCGCCGCCGAGGCGTCCCGTTTGGACGGTCAGGTGTTCGTCGGCGCGCAGGCGTACGGCAAGCACCTGTTCCACGACTACGGGTCCCTCGGGATCGTGCACATCCACCTGGGCCTCTACGGCACCTTCGGCGAGTCGCCGCTGCCCGCGCCGGAGCCGGTGGGGCAGGTCCGGCTGCGGCTGGCCGGGCAGACCCACTGGACGGACCTGCGTGGGCCCACCCGGTGCGAGCTGCTGTCCCCCGACCAGGCTGACGCGATCAAGGCGCGGCTGGGCCCGGACCCGCTGCGCCGCGACGCGAAACCCGAGCAGGCCTGGGCGCGCATCTCGCGGTCCAAGACGTCGATCGCGGCGCTGCTGATGGATCAGGCGGTGCTGGCGGGCGTCGGCAACGTCTACCGCGCCGAGGTGCTGTTCCGCCACGGCGTCGCCCCGCTGACACCCGGCCGGGCGCTGGATCGCGCGCTGTGGGACGACCTGTGGGCCGACCTGGTGACCCTGATGCGCGACGGCGTCCGCGTCGGCCGGATCGACACGGTCCGGCCCGAGCACCTGCCGGAGGCGATGGGCCGCGCGCCGCGCGTCGACCGCCACGGCGGTGAGGTGTACGTCTACCGCCGCGCGGGCGAGCCGTGCCTGGTCTGCGGGACGCCGGTCGCGAACTCGGAGCTGGTCGGGCGGAACCTCTACTGGTGCCCGACCTGCCAGCCCGCCTGA
- a CDS encoding LLM class F420-dependent oxidoreductase → MKFTLSIAMNPLDQLGELARAAEEAGFASIALPDSLFYAETVDTDYPYTPDGSRFWTADTPWVDPLVATASMGAVTSRIHFYTSVLKLGSRNPVLLARQVGSASVLTGGRFGLGLGVGWLPQEFEYCGVPFERRGKRVDEAIDVLRLILDGGMVEYHGEFYDFDKIQMSPAPPSRVPFYIGGHTEVALKRAARVADGWSSAMMKLEELRDTIARLRELLAERGRADDPFEYQAVCIDKFGLDGYREQAEAGVTDIITMPWVFDGVGFDAPVEPKLEAIRKFGAEIIAKFEE, encoded by the coding sequence ATGAAGTTCACCCTGTCGATCGCGATGAACCCCCTCGATCAGCTGGGCGAGCTCGCCCGGGCCGCCGAAGAGGCCGGCTTCGCCTCCATCGCCCTGCCGGACTCGCTCTTCTACGCCGAAACGGTGGACACGGACTACCCGTACACCCCCGACGGCAGCCGGTTCTGGACCGCGGACACCCCCTGGGTGGACCCGCTCGTCGCGACCGCGTCGATGGGCGCGGTCACCAGCCGGATCCACTTCTACACCTCGGTGCTCAAGCTCGGCTCGCGCAACCCGGTGCTGCTCGCGCGCCAGGTCGGCTCGGCGTCGGTGCTCACCGGCGGCCGGTTCGGCCTCGGGCTCGGCGTCGGCTGGCTGCCGCAGGAGTTCGAGTACTGCGGCGTCCCGTTCGAGCGGCGCGGCAAGCGCGTCGACGAGGCCATCGACGTCCTCCGGCTGATCCTCGACGGCGGGATGGTCGAGTACCACGGCGAGTTCTACGACTTCGACAAGATCCAGATGAGCCCGGCACCGCCGTCGCGCGTGCCGTTCTACATCGGTGGGCACACCGAAGTCGCGCTGAAGCGCGCGGCCCGGGTCGCCGACGGCTGGTCGTCGGCGATGATGAAGCTCGAGGAGCTGCGCGACACGATCGCCCGGCTCAGGGAGCTGCTGGCCGAGCGCGGCCGCGCCGACGACCCGTTCGAGTACCAGGCCGTCTGCATCGACAAGTTCGGTCTCGACGGCTACCGCGAGCAGGCCGAGGCAGGCGTCACCGACATCATCACCATGCCGTGGGTGTTCGACGGCGTCGGGTTCGACGCGCCGGTCGAGCCGAAGCTCGAAGCGATCCGCAAGTTCGGCGCCGAGATCATCGCGAAGTTCGAGGAGTGA
- a CDS encoding type 1 glutamine amidotransferase domain-containing protein, producing MATVLIPVPARDSDPSEVAVSRAVLAGHTVVFATPDGSQATCDEIMVTGEGLDPWSRVPGLRKLTALGRVLRADQAARDAHRALLADPAWRAPIRWDDIALDDFDGLLLPGGHRARGMREYLESPVLQDVVVDAFRRDLPVGAICHGVLLAARSVDPATGRSVLHGRTTTALTWQLERTAWRLARRTRFWDPDYYRTYREAPGQPQGYMSVQQEVTRALARPEDFRDTTDRVQASGRARDRLGDARPAFVVEDGNYVSARWPGDVHTFAKAFAARL from the coding sequence GTGGCGACCGTGCTGATCCCCGTCCCGGCCCGGGACTCGGACCCGTCCGAAGTGGCCGTCAGCCGGGCGGTCCTCGCCGGGCACACCGTGGTCTTCGCGACGCCGGACGGGTCGCAGGCGACCTGCGACGAAATCATGGTCACCGGCGAGGGCCTCGACCCGTGGAGCCGGGTGCCGGGCCTGCGGAAGCTCACGGCCCTCGGCCGCGTGCTGCGAGCCGACCAGGCCGCGCGTGACGCGCACCGCGCGTTGCTCGCGGATCCCGCGTGGCGCGCCCCGATCCGCTGGGACGACATCGCGCTCGACGACTTCGACGGCCTGCTGCTGCCGGGCGGGCACCGGGCCCGCGGGATGCGCGAGTACCTCGAAAGCCCGGTGCTGCAGGACGTGGTCGTCGACGCCTTCCGCCGCGACCTGCCGGTCGGCGCGATCTGCCACGGTGTTCTGCTCGCCGCGCGCAGCGTCGACCCGGCCACCGGGCGGTCGGTGTTGCACGGCCGCACGACGACGGCCTTGACCTGGCAGCTGGAACGGACGGCCTGGCGGCTCGCGCGGCGGACCCGGTTCTGGGACCCGGACTACTACCGCACCTACCGCGAAGCGCCGGGGCAGCCTCAGGGGTATATGTCGGTGCAGCAGGAGGTCACGCGCGCGCTGGCGCGGCCGGAGGACTTCCGCGACACGACCGACCGCGTCCAGGCGAGCGGCCGCGCCCGCGACCGGCTCGGCGACGCGCGGCCGGCGTTCGTCGTCGAGGACGGCAACTACGTCTCGGCCCGCTGGCCCGGCGACGTCCACACGTTCGCGAAGGCGTTCGCGGCGAGGCTCTGA
- a CDS encoding ribose-5-phosphate isomerase has translation MRVYLGSDHAGFELKNHLVAHLEKQGHEVTDIGPRVYDAADDYPAFCVETALRVVADEGSRGIVVGGSGNGEQIAANKVPGARAGLAWSVETAQLCREHNHAQLIGVGARMHTVEQATEIVEAFLATEVSPEERHARRVQQLLDYERTGTPPALPEA, from the coding sequence TGTCTACTTGGGATCCGACCATGCCGGCTTCGAGCTGAAGAACCACCTGGTGGCTCACCTGGAGAAGCAGGGCCACGAGGTCACCGACATCGGTCCGCGGGTCTACGACGCGGCCGACGACTACCCGGCGTTCTGCGTCGAGACGGCGTTGCGCGTGGTGGCCGACGAGGGCAGCCGCGGCATCGTCGTCGGCGGCTCCGGCAACGGCGAGCAGATCGCCGCGAACAAGGTGCCCGGTGCGCGGGCCGGCCTCGCCTGGAGCGTCGAGACCGCCCAGCTGTGCCGGGAGCACAACCACGCCCAGCTGATCGGCGTCGGCGCCCGGATGCACACCGTCGAGCAGGCCACCGAGATCGTCGAAGCCTTCCTGGCGACCGAGGTCTCGCCGGAGGAGCGGCACGCGCGCCGCGTGCAGCAGCTGCTGGACTACGAGCGCACCGGGACGCCGCCGGCGCTGCCGGAGGCCTGA